Proteins encoded by one window of Patescibacteria group bacterium:
- a CDS encoding histidine triad nucleotide-binding protein — translation MDCLFCKIIEKSIPGEIVYEDDQVIAFKDIHPKADIHVLVIPKRHIQSLAGLSEADAALIGHLIVVTSRLAKELGIESGFKVAVNSGLKAGQEVDHLHIHLMGGRFHSHLA, via the coding sequence ATGGATTGCCTCTTCTGTAAAATCATTGAAAAAAGTATTCCCGGTGAGATTGTCTACGAGGACGATCAAGTGATCGCGTTCAAAGATATCCATCCCAAAGCGGATATCCACGTGCTGGTAATCCCGAAGCGGCACATTCAGTCGCTGGCTGGTTTGAGTGAGGCCGACGCGGCTTTGATCGGGCACTTAATTGTGGTAACGAGCCGGTTGGCGAAGGAATTGGGGATTGAATCGGGTTTCAAAGTAGCGGTAAACAGCGGGCTTAAGGCTGGCCAGGAGGTGGACCATCTCCACATCCATTTGATGGGCGGGCGCTTCCATAGTCACTTGGCCTAA
- the rpsU gene encoding 30S ribosomal protein S21 — protein MNRVVEVRRKDGESGESLLRRFTRKVQQSGTLIRAKKRRFYEPPKNKRAVREDAIRRSVIRGKREYLKKIGKLDDWMERKGYRTYKGSKRSGS, from the coding sequence GTGAATAGAGTGGTCGAAGTCCGCCGCAAGGATGGAGAATCTGGAGAAAGTCTGCTGCGCCGTTTTACTCGAAAGGTTCAACAAAGTGGCACATTGATTCGGGCCAAGAAAAGACGTTTTTACGAACCGCCCAAGAACAAACGGGCCGTGCGCGAAGATGCAATTCGCCGGAGTGTTATTCGGGGAAAGCGCGAATATCTCAAGAAAATAGGCAAATTGGACGATTGGATGGAACGTAAAGGTTATCGAACATACAAGGGTTCAAAAAGATCAGGTTCTTAA
- a CDS encoding GatB/YqeY domain-containing protein, with protein MIREKIEQNLKLAQKSQDEATVSTLRLVLASMKNFQIEQRGRDLTDDDMIMLLKREAKKRTEAIEAYTKGGREELRAKEAHELQIIREYLPPEMSEEEVSKVIQAVIGDLGVTDPSQFGRVMSESMKRLGNQASGQIVSAVVKKALTKPKD; from the coding sequence TTGATCCGAGAAAAAATTGAACAAAATTTGAAGTTAGCCCAGAAAAGCCAGGATGAGGCGACAGTTTCGACGCTGCGCCTGGTTTTGGCATCTATGAAGAATTTTCAGATCGAACAGCGGGGTCGCGATTTGACTGATGATGACATGATTATGCTGTTGAAAAGGGAAGCCAAGAAGCGCACTGAAGCGATCGAGGCCTACACCAAAGGCGGCCGGGAAGAATTGCGCGCCAAAGAGGCTCACGAACTGCAAATTATTAGGGAATATTTACCGCCGGAAATGTCTGAAGAAGAGGTAAGTAAGGTCATCCAGGCGGTTATCGGTGATCTGGGTGTTACTGATCCCAGCCAATTTGGCCGGGTAATGTCTGAGTCTATGAAACGCTTGGGTAACCAAGCTTCGGGCCAAATTGTTTCAGCGGTTGTCAAAAAGGCTCTCACTAAACCAAAAGACTAA